The proteins below come from a single Stomoxys calcitrans chromosome 1, idStoCalc2.1, whole genome shotgun sequence genomic window:
- the LOC106096151 gene encoding protein midgut expression 1 has translation MCKACWEVIKCPGKVLCCCCECACNMLMGFICSAVVLLVVIGLIVYFTVYYNKDSGGSDDGQKMAEQLIKQAPQNFRDLFKPLN, from the exons ATGTGTAAAGCTTGTTGGGAAGTCATCAAATGTCCTGGAAAGGTTTTATGCTG TTGCTGTGAATGTGCCTGCAATATGCTAATGGGATTCATTTGTTCTGCAGTAGTTCTTCTGGTGGTAATCGGTCTCATTGTGTACTTCACAGTCTACTATAACAAGGATAGTGGTGGTTCAGATGATGGCCAGAAAATGGCCGAACAACTAATTAAGCAAGCCCCCCAGAACTTTAGAGACCTCTTCAAGCCACTTAATTAA